From the genome of Sporomusa sphaeroides DSM 2875:
TCAGGAAGAGGCGCTGGATGTAGCAGACCGCATCGTAATCCTTAACAATGGCCGGATTGAACAACTGGGGACACCTGAGGAAGTGTATGAACACCCGAACAGTCCGTTTGTATACGACTTTTTAGGAAACGTAAATTTATTCCGCGGGCGCATTCATCGAGGCCGGATCAGTCTTGGCTCAATTGAACTGGCAGCACCTGATCATATTGATACGCTGGATACACAGGCCGTAAGCTTTGTGCGTCCTTATAACATTGAAGTGGAACGGGAAGGCAAGGGGCAGGAGTTTATTCCGGCACGTATTCTGTATATTCGGGCCGTAGGGCCGACTGTCCATCTGGAATTAAAAAGGGAAGATACCGGCGATTTCGTGGAAGTAGAATTAAGTAAAGAACGATTCCGGGAACTCAATATAAAGTTAGGTGAGCAAGTATTTGTCAAACCTAAAGATCTTCGAATATTTATCCCTGAAGATTATGTTATCTAATGTCAACCGTTCTTCCGGCATTGATTTGGGGGAGATGAATTCAGCGAATGGGAAAGCAGTGTGAAGGTATGAATGTAGCGGAAAAACGTCTGGAAACAGATATTCTCATTATTGGCGGCGGGACGGCAGGCTGTTTTGCTGCCATAACTATTGCCGGGAAGGCTGCGGCAAAAGTCATTATTGCCGAAAAGGCCAATATCAAGCGCAGCGGTTGTCTGGCAGCCGGTGTTAATGCCCTGAACGCTTATATTGTCAAAGGTCAAACACCGGAAACCTACCTTAATTATGTCAAAAATGATGCTGCCGGTGTGGTCAGAGAAGATCTTGTCTATACGGCGGCAGAGCGGTTTAATCAAGTCACCCGTAAAATGGAAGGTCTTGGGCTGGTGATACAAAAAGATGAGCACGGCGAGTATGCTGCCCGGGGAACCAGAAATATCAAAATCAATGGTGAGAATATAAAACCGCTGCTGGCGGAAGCCGTGCTGAACAGTCCGCGCGTTACCGTAATAAACCGGATTAATATTGTTGATTACATTATCAAGGATGGCGCAGTAGCAGGCGCGTACGGGTTTTCCCTGGATTCTCCCACTTTTTACGTTATCTCGGCAAAGGCTGTAATCTGTGCCACCGGCGGAGCCGCCGGGCTTTATCGGCCTAATAATCCCGGTTTTTCCCGGCATAAAATGTGGTACAGTCCATTTAATACCGGCGCAGGTTATGCCATGGGAATCAGGGCAGGTGCGGAAATGACCACCTTTGAAATGCGTTTTATTGCTTTGCGGTGTAAGGACACCATCGCCCCCACCGGCACGATTGCCCAGGGTGTTGGCGCACCGCAGGTAAACAGCCAAGGGGAAGAATATGAACAGCAATATGGCAATATGAGCACTGCCAACCGCCTGTATTCTACCGTCATGGAAAATAGAAACGGCAGAGGGCCCTGCTTTTTGCAAACGAAAGCCATTTCTCCGAAACAGGAGGACGAATTATATAAAGCCTATCTGAATATGGCTCCGTCCCAGACGCTGCGATGGCTTGAGCGGCAGGGACCTGCTTCAGAAAATGTAGAGATTGAGGGAACCGAGCCTTACATTGTGGGTGGACATACGGCCAGCGGGTACTGGGTGGACACCAAACGGGCAACCACCATTAACGGACTCTACGCAGCCGGCGACGTAGCCGGCGGCTGCCCGCAAAAGTATGTGACAGGCTGTTTTGCCGAGGGCGAAATTGCTGCTTTGGCAAGCTTAGAATATATCCGGGATAAACATAACCGGTGGCCCGGACAAAACGAAATAGACAATAAAATTGCGGCATTGCAACAACTGCTGCAGGCAGAGCCGGCACTTCATACTGCCGAAAGCATCGAAGAAGCCATGCAGAAAACCATGGATGATTATGCAGGAGGCATTTCATCAGGCTACATCTTTAATTACCAGAAACTACAGGTGGCCAAACAGCGCATTGAAGAGCTGCTGGAAATGTGCGGCCAGTTAAGAGCCAGCGACATGTACCAGCTGCTAAGCATCCAGGAGGTTATTGACAGGCTGTTTGTCTGCAAGGTCCTTATCCGGCATCTGGAAGCCAGGCAGGAGACCCGCTGGCATGCCTTTCAGGAAAATGCCGACTATCCGGAAAAAAATGATAATAACTGGTTGAAATATGTTAATTCCAGACTAAGTAACGGCGAGATCAGGCTTGTGTTCAGAGACTTGGTAAAGAGGGATGAAATTTATGAGCATCAGGATTGACAGCCATAAGTGCAGCGGGTGTGGCAAATGCCGGGAGGTATGTCCCGGGAGTTTGCTCCGGGCGACAGACTCTGGTCGGACAGATATCAGGGAGCCTAAAGATTGTTGGGGATGTACTTCCTGTCTCAAAGAATGCAGCTGCAATGCCATTACATACTATCTCGGGGCCGACATGGGGGGGCGGGGCAGCCTGCTCCACACCCGGCAGGAGGGAAATCTGCTGCACTGGATTGTCACAGAGCCAAACGGCCGGGAAAAAACCATCACTGTAGATAAGAAACAAGCCAATGCATACTAAGGAGGAGTCGCTATTATGGATCATTTAGATCGTTTGGAAGCGCAAAGTATATTCATACTGAGAGAGGCATATAAGAAGTTCGGTAAGCTAGGTATGCTATGGTCAATTGGTAAAGACTCCACTGTTTTATTGTGGCTGGCCAAAAAAGCTTTTTTCGGACATTGTCCGTTCCCGTTCATCCATGTCGATACTGCCTATAAAATCCCTGAGATGATTGAGTTCAGAGACCAAATAGCCAAACAATACAATATTGAACTAATTGTTCACAGCAATGAAGAGGCTTTGCAGGCAGGGATGGGACCGGATAAAGGACGTCTGGTGTGCTGCAGGGCCTTAAAAACCGACGGACTGCAGCAAGTGGTCACCAAATATGAGTTTGAAGGACTGATATTGGGGATACGCCGTGATGAAGAAGGCTCACGCTCCAAAGAACGGGTTTTCAGTGAAAGAAATAAAGATTCGGAGTGGGATTACACCAACCAGCCGCCTGAACTCTGGAACCAATTTAAGACCGATTTCCCCAAAGGGAATCACATCCGGGTACATCCGATTTTGCATTGGAATGAAATTGATATCTGGTCATATATCGCCAGAGAGAAGATCCCGCTTGTGGATCTCTATTTTGCCAAAAACGGCAAAAGATACCGCAGTCTTGGCTGTGCTCCCTGCACCGGGCAGATTGACTCTAATGCAACTACGGTTGCGGAAATTATCGAGGAGCTTAAAAACACCAAACAAGGTGAACGGGCCGGGCGCGCCCAGGATCAGGAGGATTCATACGCCATGCAAAAACTACGCAAAGATGGATATATGTAATAAGCAGAATACATCGGGAGACGGGGAGGCCGCTACATGGACATTGAGAGAGAAGTACTTAATATAGTTGTTGTCGGGCATGTCGATCATGGCAAATCCACAGTGATTGGCAGGCTGCTGTATGACACCAAATCTTTGCCCGAAGGTGCCATCGACCGGGTAAAGCGAATTGCCAAAGAAAAGGGTAAACCCTTTGAATATGCTTATCTGCTGGATGCTTTTGAGGAAGAGCAGAAGCAAGGCATTACCATCGACACTACCCAACTGCAATTTCGTACCGAAAAAAGAGATTATGTAATTATTGATGCCCCCGGACATAAGGAGTTTCTAAAAAACATGATTTCCGGAGCTGCCAGTGCCGAGGCTGCGCTTTTAATTATTGACGCTAATGAAGGGATTCAGGAACAATCCAAACGGCATGGCTATATATTGTCATTGCTGGGGATACAAAAAGCCTATGTACTTATTAATAAGATGGATTTAATTGATTATTCAGAAGCCAAATTTAATGAGATTAAGCAGGAAATAAACGAGTTTTTGCACAATCTCCACGTGTTTCCTTTAAAATACATCCCGATTTCAGCCTTTTTTGGCGAGAATATGATTACCCGTTCAGAAAAAATGCCCTGGTATAAAGGCGAGCCGATCCTTACGGCAATTGACTTGTTTGAAAAAGACAAAGGGCTGGAGACAAAAGCGCTGCGGTTCCCCATTCAGGATGTCTATAAATTTGATAACCGGCGCATTATTGCCGGTCGGATCGAATCAGGGACGCTGCATGTCGGCGATGAAGTTTTACTATCGCCCGCTAATAAGCTGACAAAAGTTAAGACAATCGAGTACTGGACTGACAAGGATAAAACTGACAGCGTCTATGCCGGAATGTCGGTGGGCATAACGGTTGAAGATGAGTTTTTTAACCAGCGGGGCGAATTTATTGTTCATCCTGACCAGGCACCGCTAGTTTCCGACACATTCAAAGCCAACATCTTTTGGATGGGGAAAAAGCCTTTGGTGAAAGCTGCAGACTATAAGCTCAAACTGGCGACCCAGGAACTGGAGTGTGAGATATACTCGATCGTCAAGGTCATTGATGCCACTACGCTGGCGACAATAGAAGATGCCGGACAAGTTAAAACCAATGACGTAGCCGAAGTCATTATCAGGACCAAAAAGCAGCTCTGTTTTGATGAATTTAAGAACAATCAATTGACAGGCCGATTCGTTATTGTTGACGGCTATGATGTAAGTGGCGGCGGGATTGTCTCAGGCCTTGTGACCCAGTGGCAGACTGTGAGCAAATTTACGGCAAACGGATTGGAACTGGTGGTAAATTGTTTTGATGACTATATCTATGTACTTGCCGAAGGGGCTGTAAGAAGGTTTGATGCCAGGCCCCATACCTTTGCTGCCGGTGATGTAGTTGCGATAACCGGAAAAACCTATGAATATCCTGCCGATTTCGACATAATCGATATTCAGACAAAAGTAGCCGCCAAAGTGAGGAAAGCCAGAATGGCAGGAGTGATACCCCTGGCTGAGTACACCTATAGTGGTATGCCGGTAATTGAAGCTAGAGGAGCCGGCCTTAAGCTGGCAACTGAGGAAGATTTTACTCAGTTTTACAGTGAGCTTGAGACCATAGTTAGCTGGCAGACGAAGGCGGCGTCAAGCTTTACTGCTAAGTGGCTTGAATTTACCAGATACCGGGGTATTCCGGTTGTAGCGGCAGTTGGTGAAGCAGGTGCAGATTATCAGATTTAATAAAAAATCATGCGTTTTCCAGAGGGCCTTCACAAGTTCTTCACAATCTCCTGCTACAATTAGCGTAGTTAACAACCCGGTTGCGGGAGGAGGAGAATGAACTTATGAATATGACCCATTATATGGAACTGTTGGCTGTGAATCAGCCATGGAATCTCATTATCTATATGGTGATTCCGGTTGCGCTGGCCGAAGCGCTGGTAGCTACTGAGTTTTTTGTGGTATTCAATCGGGGTAAGGCGGGCGGTGTGCTGCGCACCATCAATAAGTACATTGGGATTGTGCTTGGCTTCTATTTCCTGGGGATTTTTCTTAACCTGATGATTACGGCAGTGCCGGGAATGCCCTGGCGGGGTCCGGCCGATATCCTGGCAGTTGGCGCGTATCTGAGCGGTGTCGTTCCGCTTATGGGGATTGCGCTCTTAGAGCTTGGCGTTATTTTCAAGGGCAAAACCGAGAGCGAAAAACTGAAACTGCACTTTATTTTGCTTACAGTATTTTTGGTAGTTGCTCACATTGCCATGATATTTGG
Proteins encoded in this window:
- a CDS encoding adenylyl-sulfate reductase subunit alpha, giving the protein MNVAEKRLETDILIIGGGTAGCFAAITIAGKAAAKVIIAEKANIKRSGCLAAGVNALNAYIVKGQTPETYLNYVKNDAAGVVREDLVYTAAERFNQVTRKMEGLGLVIQKDEHGEYAARGTRNIKINGENIKPLLAEAVLNSPRVTVINRINIVDYIIKDGAVAGAYGFSLDSPTFYVISAKAVICATGGAAGLYRPNNPGFSRHKMWYSPFNTGAGYAMGIRAGAEMTTFEMRFIALRCKDTIAPTGTIAQGVGAPQVNSQGEEYEQQYGNMSTANRLYSTVMENRNGRGPCFLQTKAISPKQEDELYKAYLNMAPSQTLRWLERQGPASENVEIEGTEPYIVGGHTASGYWVDTKRATTINGLYAAGDVAGGCPQKYVTGCFAEGEIAALASLEYIRDKHNRWPGQNEIDNKIAALQQLLQAEPALHTAESIEEAMQKTMDDYAGGISSGYIFNYQKLQVAKQRIEELLEMCGQLRASDMYQLLSIQEVIDRLFVCKVLIRHLEARQETRWHAFQENADYPEKNDNNWLKYVNSRLSNGEIRLVFRDLVKRDEIYEHQD
- a CDS encoding 4Fe-4S dicluster domain-containing protein, whose product is MSIRIDSHKCSGCGKCREVCPGSLLRATDSGRTDIREPKDCWGCTSCLKECSCNAITYYLGADMGGRGSLLHTRQEGNLLHWIVTEPNGREKTITVDKKQANAY
- the cysD gene encoding sulfate adenylyltransferase subunit CysD, translating into MDHLDRLEAQSIFILREAYKKFGKLGMLWSIGKDSTVLLWLAKKAFFGHCPFPFIHVDTAYKIPEMIEFRDQIAKQYNIELIVHSNEEALQAGMGPDKGRLVCCRALKTDGLQQVVTKYEFEGLILGIRRDEEGSRSKERVFSERNKDSEWDYTNQPPELWNQFKTDFPKGNHIRVHPILHWNEIDIWSYIAREKIPLVDLYFAKNGKRYRSLGCAPCTGQIDSNATTVAEIIEELKNTKQGERAGRAQDQEDSYAMQKLRKDGYM
- a CDS encoding sulfate adenylyltransferase subunit 1; this translates as MDIEREVLNIVVVGHVDHGKSTVIGRLLYDTKSLPEGAIDRVKRIAKEKGKPFEYAYLLDAFEEEQKQGITIDTTQLQFRTEKRDYVIIDAPGHKEFLKNMISGAASAEAALLIIDANEGIQEQSKRHGYILSLLGIQKAYVLINKMDLIDYSEAKFNEIKQEINEFLHNLHVFPLKYIPISAFFGENMITRSEKMPWYKGEPILTAIDLFEKDKGLETKALRFPIQDVYKFDNRRIIAGRIESGTLHVGDEVLLSPANKLTKVKTIEYWTDKDKTDSVYAGMSVGITVEDEFFNQRGEFIVHPDQAPLVSDTFKANIFWMGKKPLVKAADYKLKLATQELECEIYSIVKVIDATTLATIEDAGQVKTNDVAEVIIRTKKQLCFDEFKNNQLTGRFVIVDGYDVSGGGIVSGLVTQWQTVSKFTANGLELVVNCFDDYIYVLAEGAVRRFDARPHTFAAGDVVAITGKTYEYPADFDIIDIQTKVAAKVRKARMAGVIPLAEYTYSGMPVIEARGAGLKLATEEDFTQFYSELETIVSWQTKAASSFTAKWLEFTRYRGIPVVAAVGEAGADYQI
- a CDS encoding DUF6803 family protein yields the protein MNMTHYMELLAVNQPWNLIIYMVIPVALAEALVATEFFVVFNRGKAGGVLRTINKYIGIVLGFYFLGIFLNLMITAVPGMPWRGPADILAVGAYLSGVVPLMGIALLELGVIFKGKTESEKLKLHFILLTVFLVVAHIAMIFGMVDPTVMGWNPDGAPPMQHNMHNH